The window GCGAAATGCCATTTGGTCATCGATTTCAGCTTTTCCTCGCCGTGCTTCCAAAGAATGGTCGCGGCGATTTGATCCACTTTCGGCCCTGCACCTTTCGGCAACGTCATGCCAGCCTGCGCGCTTAAACGGTCCATCTCTTCCAAAAAAGCGACCCTTGCAATGATCGAGGCGGCGGCTACCGCGACATGGAGGTTCTCCGCTTTCGTGGAAAACAGGACGTTCTCCCGTACAATTTCCTTTTCCGCTTTGAGATGATTATAATAAATTCCCCGTTCCGCAAACTGGTCGATCAAAATATAGTCCGGCCGTTCATCCTCCATTTTACGCAGGACATGCTTGAGTGCTTGATTATGGAGAAGAGCCTTGATCTTACCTTGCGACCAGCCACGGGCTTGTACATCATTGTACTTGTCGTTCGGCAGCGTCAAAACACTGTGGACCAAAGTTGCCTGAAGGTCTGGGGCGATCTTCCGCATCCAGTCGTCGTTCAGTTGCTTGGAATCCTTGACGCCCAATTCACGCACCAGTTCAATCTGATCGGCCCGTACGAAACAAGCCGCCACTGTGACAGGACCAAAGAAGTCGCCTGTTCCGGTTTCATCGGACCCGAGGACAGAAGCCGATGCCAATCGTTCTGGGAGCGTGTCACCTTTCGTTTTTGGCTTCCCGCTCGCCGCGTTCACATCCGCCGTACCCCACAAAGCCGCTTCGCGCTCAGAGCCTGCGCCTTGAAACAGCACCTTTCCCGATTTATACGCCGTAATCACAGCATCTGGTAATTTTGCCGCAAATACAACCCCCGGCGCATTGCGCACGATTTTTTTGGCCGCATAATGATCTGCCAACCGTTTTAAACCATTCTCATCCAGTACAATTACCGTATTGCTCATCCACTTCATCCTCTCAATTCTTGAAATTGCTTTTATACTTTAATTTCGTTTTGGACCCTGTAAACTCCTTTATCCTTGAATGACTCTAACAGTTTCTAAAGGGGGAGACAATTAATTTAAGGGTTTGACAGATTTGTTGAAGGGGATCAAAGGGAAGTCCAACCAATTCGCCAAGTTGTCCAATGAACCGCCCGGTATGTGCAACCAACCCTGAGAGATGTCCAACAAATCGGTAAAAATATTCAACCAAACGGCAAAAGGAGCAAGTGAAAATGAGAAAATCTCATTTATCCCCCTTGAAAAAACAGCACTTAATTCACAACTGAATCACTTTCATGGTATGATGGATGACAGAGTTTTTCGGGGGAGGTCAGGTCGTTGGCAGACGATAAAAAGACGCGCATTGCGGTTGAAATATACGGGCAGACATACAAGATCGTCGGGACTGAAACAAGCAGCCATATGCGGTTGGTCGCCTCGCTCGTCGATGACAAAATGCGGGAGATCAGTGAACGCAATCCCTATCTCGACAGTGCCAAAATTGCTGTGCTGACCGCCGTAAATACCGTACATGACTATCTGAAACTAAAAGAACGATTGGAACAGGTTGAAGAAGAATTGAATAAGTTGAAGGGTTGACGGACGGACATGTTAGATTTACTCATCATATTCCTCCTGTTAGGAGGTCTGATCACCGGGTTCCGCAGGGGACTGATCGTACAGGTTATACATATGACGGGATTCATCATCGCTCTCGTCGTCGCTTACAAGTACTATAAACAGCTGGCGGATAAGTTCGTCTTGTGGGTTCCCTATCCAGGGGTGACCGCGGGGTCGAAACTATCATTGACAGTGGAGCAATTGGATCTCGATCAAACTTTTTACAGATTGCTTGCTTTTGTCATCATCTTTCTTGCAGTGAAATTCATCCTGCAGCTGCTTGCCTCGATGGTGGACTTTTTGAAATATTTGCCGGTGCTTGGGTTTGCTTCCCGGCTAGGCGGGGCGGCACTTGGCTTTGTCGAGTTCTACATACTCATATTCCTAGTGTTGTACGTCCTAGTGTTGCTGCCGATTGATTTGATCCAGAGCTTCGTAGGCAAATCCCTCTTAGCCGATGCCATGTTTGAGCATACGCCGCTATTATCGGAGACAGTAAAAAAATGGTGGTACATTTATATGAAATAACGGCTTCCCCCTTCTTGGAGGGAAGCTTTTTTAAAGGGAGGACTTGGATTGAATAAAAAAACAATAATCCGGACATTTGAAAAAATTGCTTTATATATGGAGCTGTTGGGGGAAAATCATTTTAAAGTAGCGGCCTTCCGGAAAGCGGCCAATGTGTTGGAACTGGACCCGCGCAGCCTATCCGAAATGGACGATATTCTTAAATTGAAAGGGATCGGGAAAGGAACGGGAGCGGTCATTACGGACTTGATGGAAAAAGGGGAGTCCGACTTGCTGCTGGAGTTGGAAGAGACCGTTCCGCGCGGGTTGATTCCTTTATTGAAAATCCCGGGGTTGGGCGGTAAACGGATTGCCAAATTACGCGAAGCGATCGGAATCGATTCAGTGGAAACGCTGCGGGAAGCTTGCCTGGCCAATGAAGTGAGCAAGGTCCCGGGGTTCGGCAAGAAGACCGAAGAGAACATCCTGGCGGAAATCGAGCTGCTGGGTACCCGGAAAGGGGCCTTCCCGATTTGGCAAATGGAATCAATCGTTTCCTTCTTGGAAGATATTCTGCAAAGCGTGGACGAAATTTCTCGGTTCTCCGTCGCAGGCAGTTACCGACGGGCGGAAGAGACGAGCAGCGAC is drawn from Sporosarcina sp. FSL W7-1349 and contains these coding sequences:
- the zapA gene encoding cell division protein ZapA; the encoded protein is MADDKKTRIAVEIYGQTYKIVGTETSSHMRLVASLVDDKMREISERNPYLDSAKIAVLTAVNTVHDYLKLKERLEQVEEELNKLKG
- a CDS encoding CvpA family protein codes for the protein MLDLLIIFLLLGGLITGFRRGLIVQVIHMTGFIIALVVAYKYYKQLADKFVLWVPYPGVTAGSKLSLTVEQLDLDQTFYRLLAFVIIFLAVKFILQLLASMVDFLKYLPVLGFASRLGGAALGFVEFYILIFLVLYVLVLLPIDLIQSFVGKSLLADAMFEHTPLLSETVKKWWYIYMK
- the rnhC gene encoding ribonuclease HIII, coding for MSNTVIVLDENGLKRLADHYAAKKIVRNAPGVVFAAKLPDAVITAYKSGKVLFQGAGSEREAALWGTADVNAASGKPKTKGDTLPERLASASVLGSDETGTGDFFGPVTVAACFVRADQIELVRELGVKDSKQLNDDWMRKIAPDLQATLVHSVLTLPNDKYNDVQARGWSQGKIKALLHNQALKHVLRKMEDERPDYILIDQFAERGIYYNHLKAEKEIVRENVLFSTKAENLHVAVAAASIIARVAFLEEMDRLSAQAGMTLPKGAGPKVDQIAATILWKHGEEKLKSMTKWHFANAQKAKAIISKKKL